The Henckelia pumila isolate YLH828 chromosome 2, ASM3356847v2, whole genome shotgun sequence genome includes a window with the following:
- the LOC140879474 gene encoding protein FAR1-RELATED SEQUENCE 3, translated as MDIDLIDVGNVNVGQHGAIMDDGDNDSNEGGEKNAHGHSLVQDEVGVAPEPHMGMEFYSEHAAMIFYEEYARHLGFRTHVSHNNWSKGDGRSTSREFLCTDQSRKRASEKCEAMLRIEERGQDKWVVTKFVKGHSHSVTGPNKGHSFRPQKRFNAGAKDVVETDQSGNVIPSGTMRVSIDGNHVPPEMNHGGKNMRPESNRTNKNFGLSVYSARHPTQKRSLGKDSQNLLDYFKKMQAENPGFYYAIQLDEEGRVANVFWADARSRTAYSHFGDAVVVDTICIINQYKVPIAPFTGFNHHGQTILFGCALLFDESEAAFVWLFKTFLAAMNDRAPVSVTTAKGRIIQTAVARVFPEARHCLNRWHVLREGQDKMAHVCVAHPSFQVDLYDCLNLTETIEEFESIWASILDKYDLKRNDWLQSIYDSRRQWVPAYCRDFFFAAIFPQQQFQSFFDGYVNQQTTLPLFFRQYESALESSFERELEADFDTICTTPLLKTPSPMEKQAANLYTKRIFLKFQEELVETFAYTASRIDGDGENDTFRVAKFEDDYKAYFVALNISERKASCSCHMFDYSGILCRHILTVFTVTNILTLPSHYILKRWTRNAKDGASFDEHFELQGQESLTKRYNNLCKEAIRYAEAGAITSETYSLALTSLREGGQKVACVKKNVAKVVRPSSQVSRVNNDEWRASKLSGDMTPLLWPQQDEIIHHFNLNDAGAAGQPIIQKNVSHMTPISLNREESYSDNMVVLPCLKSMTWVMENKNLTPEDRVAVINLKLQDYSTSPTGESVVKFSLSKITLEPMLRSMAYISEQLSTPANKVAVINLKLQDAEMISGESEVKFQVSRDALGAMLRSMAYIREQLCNTVEPKQDNAAKRQRKI; from the exons ATGGACATAGACTTGATCGATGTGGGGAATGTGAACGTGGGGCAACACGGGGCCATCATGGATGATGGAGACAATGATTCTAATGAAGGCGGCGAAAAGAATGCTCATGGACATTCTCTGGTTCAGGATGAAGTTGGGGTGGCTCCTGAGCCACATATGGGCATGGAATTTTATTCGGAACATGCGGCCATGATATTTTATGAAGAGTATGCAAGACATCTAGGTTTTAGAACCCATGTCAGCCACAACAATTGGTCTAAGGGTGATGGTAGATCTACCTCGCGAGAGTTTTTATGTACCGATCAGTCCAGAAAAAGGGCTAGTGAGAAATGCGAGGCCATGCTCAGAATAGAGGAAAGGGGCCAAGATAAATGGGTTGTGACAAAATTTGTTAAGGGGCATAGTCACTCAGTTACAGGTCCTAATAAGGGGCATTCCTTTAGGCCACAGAAGCGTTTCAACGCCGGGGCAAAAGATGTGGTGGAAACTGACCAAAGTGGGAATGTAATTCCCAGTGGCACGATGCGTGTATCTATTGATGGAAACCATGTTCCCCCTGAAATGAACCATGGAGGTAAGAACATGCGTCCAGAATCAAATCGTACAAACAAAAACTTTGGCTTATCTGTTTACTCTGCTAGGCATCCTACTCAAAAAAGATCATTAGGCAAGGATTCTCAGAATCTCCTAGATTATTTTAAGAAGATGCAGGCTGAGAACCCAGGATTTTACTATGCAATTCAACTTGATGAAGAGGGTCGTGTTGCTAATGTATTTTGGGCAGATGCTAGGTCGAGAACAGCTTACAGTCATTTTGGTGATGCTGTTGTCGTCGATACGATTTGCATAATAAATCAATACAAAGTGCCCATTGCCCCTTTTACAGGGTTTAACCATCATGGTCAGACAATTTTGTTCGGTTGTGCCCTACTGTTTGATGAATCGGAAGCTGCATTTGTTTGGCTATTTAAGACCTTTCTTGCCGCGATGAATGACCGTGCACCTGTCTCTGTGACCACGGCTAAGGGCAGAATCATACAGACAGCAGTTGCTCGGGTATTTCCAGAAGCACGACATTGTCTAAACAGGTGGCATGTGTTACGAGAAGGCCAAGATAAAATGGCTCATGTTTGCGTTGCTCATCCTAGTTTTCAAGTGGATCTCTATGATTGCCTAAACTTGACTGAGACCATTGAGGAATTTGAATCAATTTGGGCTTCTATCCTTGACAAATATGACTTGAAGAGAAATGATTGGCTCCAGTCAATATATGATTCTCGCAGGCAATGGGTGCCCGCTTATTGCCGAGACTTTTTCTTTGCTGCCATCTTTCCTCAGCAGCAATTTCAGAGCTTTTTTGATGGCTATGTAAATCAACAAACTACTTTGCCATTGTTCTTCAGGCAATATGAAAGTGCCTTAGAGAGTTCGTTTGAGAGGGAACTTGAAGCTGATTTTGATACAATATGCACCACCCCATTGCTGAAGACACCTTCGCCAATGGAAAAACAGGCAGCAAACCTGTACACAAAGagaatattcttaaaatttcaGGAGGAACTAGTTGAGACGTTTGCATATACTGCTAGTAGGATTGATGGTGATGGAGAAAACGACACCTTCagggttgcaaaatttgaggaTGACTATAAAGCCTATTTTGTAGCATTAAATATTTCCGAAAggaaagcatcctgcagctgTCATATGTTTGACTATTCTGGCATCCTTTGTAGGCATATTCTGACAGTGTTTACTGTAACAAATATACTCACCTTGCCATCTCATTACATCTTAAAGCGGTGGACTAGAAATGCTAAAGATGGTGCTTCTTTTGATGAACACTTTGAACTACAGGGTCAGGAGTCACTGACCAAGAGGTATAATAATTTGTGCAAGGAAGCAATCAGATATGCTGAGGCAGGGGCAATAACATCAGAAACATATAGCTTGGCACTTACTAGTCTCAGAGAAGGAGGGCAGAAGGTTGCTTGTGTTAAAAAAAATGTTGCAAAAGTTGTCCGTCCAAGTTCACAGGTTAGCAGAGTTAACAATGATGAGTGGAGGGCATCCAAATTGAGTGGAGATATGACACCATTACTGTGGCCGCAACAGGATGAAATAATACACCACTTTAATCTTAACGATGCTGGTGCTGCTGGTCAACCCATCATTCAGAAAAATGTCTCACACATGACCCCGATATCTCTTAACCGTGAGGAAAGTTACAGTGATAACATG GTGGTTCTTCCTTGTCTTAAGTCAATGACTTGGGTGAtggaaaataaaaacttaacaCCAGAAGATAGGGTAGCTGTAATTAACCTGAAG TTGCAAGATTATAGCACAAGTCCTACAGGAGAATCAGTGGTCAAATTTTCATTGTCAAAGATCACATTAGAGCCCATGTTAAGGTCCATGGCTTACATAAGTGAACAGCTCTCTACCCCTGCCAATAAAGTTGCTGTCATTAATTTGAAG CTTCAAGATGCAGAGATGATTTCAGGTGAATCAGAGGTGAAATTTCAGGTATCCAGGGATGCATTAGGTGCCATGTTGAGATCAATGGCGTACATTCGTGAGCAGCTGTGTAATACA GTTGAGCCGAAACAAGATAATGCAGCAAAAAGGCAAAGAAAAATATAG